A stretch of Candidatus Alcyoniella australis DNA encodes these proteins:
- a CDS encoding TonB-dependent receptor produces the protein MRQRELILAAALWAVLLVCAPLRAEEDADEQPPGYTLPELVVSAEALNESVEDPPAFVQVIDAKSYAGRMATTEEMLSSAVGVHMRDFGGLGQLSTISIRGTSADQVVVLIDGVRVNPASGGGVDFSSIPAEHIQRIEVLRGGESALYGEGAVGGVVNIVTRKAGTGEANTLGVSYGSFDTLRLSAARSAQLKKWSYLASIGYLHSSGAFPFVSNNGTELDDSDDRRDVRRNNGFDSRGLLIKAGFAATKMLDVSVQNELVSSRRGMPGLVTFPTPHAYSEQLREMLTVKSALAEVLPGLTLTSGGSLIFADQSYGDQAGEGTGVAIDSHQRQYAPEVRQALQYVWGAHQIWLLSGQYRLDILRDEQFDDPQRTTWSAALRDQIMLWGELLTVVPAVRYDSASEAGDQWSPKLGMALKPLSWLTIKANAGRSFRAPNFYELYFNQGFVVGNPQLKPERAWSMDGGVQFNTRIFNAEAVYFRSEIDDLIEYLLLSGFRYKPFNIGRAIISGYEGRAALRPVDCLALSAAYTYTDAIDDTDEPNRRGNQIPGRPRHKAAGKVELLIEPCTLFAEYRFISGNYVTRANTKLLEPRQVLNAGLIVRAGEHFRIGAEVKNLSDDRMVDVRGLPLPGRSVFLTLQSSF, from the coding sequence TTGAGACAAAGAGAGCTGATACTTGCAGCGGCGCTGTGGGCCGTGTTGCTGGTCTGTGCGCCGCTGCGCGCTGAAGAGGATGCGGACGAACAGCCGCCAGGCTACACGCTGCCCGAGCTGGTTGTCAGCGCCGAGGCGCTCAACGAATCGGTGGAGGATCCTCCGGCGTTCGTGCAGGTGATCGATGCCAAGAGCTATGCCGGTCGCATGGCGACCACCGAGGAGATGCTCTCCTCGGCCGTGGGCGTTCACATGCGCGACTTCGGCGGCCTGGGCCAGCTCTCGACGATCTCGATCCGGGGGACCAGCGCGGACCAAGTCGTAGTCTTGATCGACGGCGTGCGGGTCAACCCGGCCAGCGGCGGCGGAGTGGACTTCAGCTCGATCCCGGCCGAACACATCCAACGCATCGAGGTGCTGCGCGGCGGCGAGTCCGCGCTCTACGGCGAGGGCGCTGTGGGCGGCGTGGTCAACATCGTCACGCGCAAGGCCGGTACGGGCGAGGCCAATACTTTAGGCGTCAGCTACGGCTCGTTCGATACGTTGCGACTGTCAGCGGCGCGTAGCGCGCAGCTCAAGAAATGGAGCTATCTGGCCTCGATCGGCTATTTGCACTCGTCGGGCGCGTTTCCATTTGTCAGCAACAACGGCACTGAGCTTGACGACTCGGACGATCGCAGGGACGTGCGCCGCAACAACGGGTTTGACAGCCGCGGGCTGTTGATTAAGGCCGGATTCGCAGCGACCAAGATGCTGGACGTTTCAGTGCAAAACGAGTTGGTCAGCTCGCGGCGCGGCATGCCCGGTCTGGTGACCTTTCCCACGCCTCACGCCTATTCCGAGCAGCTGCGCGAAATGCTGACCGTCAAGTCGGCGCTGGCCGAAGTGCTGCCCGGCCTGACTCTCACCAGCGGCGGCTCGCTGATCTTTGCCGACCAGAGCTATGGCGATCAGGCGGGCGAGGGCACTGGTGTTGCCATCGACTCGCACCAACGGCAGTACGCGCCCGAGGTCAGGCAGGCCCTGCAATACGTTTGGGGCGCGCACCAGATTTGGCTGCTCAGCGGACAATACCGCCTGGATATTTTGCGCGACGAGCAGTTCGACGACCCACAGCGAACAACCTGGTCAGCTGCCTTGCGCGATCAGATCATGCTCTGGGGCGAGCTGCTGACCGTGGTGCCTGCCGTGCGCTACGACTCGGCCAGCGAAGCGGGCGACCAATGGTCGCCCAAGCTCGGCATGGCGCTCAAGCCGTTGTCGTGGTTGACGATCAAGGCCAACGCCGGGCGCAGTTTTCGCGCGCCGAATTTCTACGAGCTGTATTTCAATCAGGGTTTCGTGGTCGGCAACCCGCAGCTCAAGCCAGAACGCGCCTGGAGCATGGACGGCGGGGTGCAGTTCAACACTCGGATTTTCAACGCCGAGGCGGTCTACTTCCGCTCGGAGATCGACGATCTGATCGAGTACCTGCTGCTCTCGGGTTTTCGCTACAAGCCGTTCAACATCGGTCGGGCGATCATCAGCGGGTACGAGGGCAGGGCGGCCCTGCGGCCGGTGGACTGCCTGGCGCTCTCCGCGGCATACACCTACACCGATGCCATCGACGACACGGACGAACCCAACCGCCGCGGCAATCAGATTCCGGGACGGCCGCGACACAAGGCAGCGGGAAAGGTTGAACTGCTGATCGAGCCGTGCACGCTGTTCGCCGAGTACCGATTTATCAGCGGCAATTATGTTACCCGAGCCAACACCAAGCTGCTCGAACCGCGCCAGGTGCTCAACGCCGGATTGATCGTGCGCGCGGGCGAACACTTCCGCATTGGCGCCGAGGTTAAAAACCTATCCGATGATCGGATGGTCGACGTGCGCGGACTGCCGTTGCCCGGACGCAGCGTGTTTCTCACGCTGCAGTCATCGTTTTAG